A stretch of the Macrobrachium nipponense isolate FS-2020 chromosome 23, ASM1510439v2, whole genome shotgun sequence genome encodes the following:
- the LOC135201285 gene encoding uncharacterized protein LOC135201285: MAISFVALLVCSAVYCCYVDCAPAGADEDLRTGIMFNQLAIAELTKQQRNFEDIRDQIASMSSSLVSSQSFVLGFLENVSTRMETSSRSIATHLEGSKQLMESVAGIVLMTQGHQHNLTVEMRKAVQASSRTSEEHMAALRNLLLETNSRLDSLETSVKSLQIPAQIPLQIPSASNRTQEEVPKVVVDTDLSESFCPPHFFTSGRECFYVVERRLMWEDARKECQSLRLVSEEVEGKEEEEEQDIEIIAQLPSFRWKRQSSDTRYVTDLAEPEDFSKLVKTLEQFAGTAGDNFWIGGLKEDSTWKWLSQSKIPVTSWLRGYPRSRDQVVLMRKRSPYLSSRTGRQRNPAICEITQRRRTP, from the exons ATGGCGATCTCTTTCGTGGCGCTATTGGTCTGTTCGGCAGTCTACTGCTGCTACGTCGACTGCGCTCCTGCTGGCGCTGATGAGGACCTCCGGACGGGGATCATGTTTAACCAGTTGGCCATCGCCGAACTGACGAAGCAGCAGAGGAATTTCGAAG ACATCAGAGACCAAATAGCTTCCATGTCTTCCTCCCTGGTGAGCTCTCAGTCCTTCGTCCTTGGGTTCCTGGAAAACGTCTCCACTCGCATGGAAACCTCATCTAGAAGCATTGCCACTCACCTGGAGG GTTCTAAACAGCTGATGGAATCTGTGGCAGGCATTGTGTTGATGACACAGGGACACCAACACAATCTGACTGTCGAAATGAGAAAGGCTGTTCAAGCGAGTTCGCGAACCTCTGAAGAACATATGGCTGCCCTACGAAATTTACTTTTAG agacAAATTCCAGACTCGATTCCCTGGAAACATCTGTCAAGTCTCTACAAATTCCTGCGCAAATTCCTCTACAGATTCCGTCGGCCTCCAATCGAACTCAAGAAGAAGTTCCCAAAGTAGTAGTAGATACTGATCTCT CCGAAAGCTTCTGCCCCCCACATTTCTTCACTTCCGGGAGGGAATGTTTTTACGTCGTGGAAAGAAGGTTGATGTGGGAAGACGCCCGGAAGGAATGCCAAAGCCTCAG ACTCGTCAGCGAAGAagtagaaggaaaagaagaagaagaagaacaggacaTAGAGATCATAGCGCAGCTGCCGTCTTTTAGATG GAAAAGGCAAAGTAGTGATACCAGATATGTCACAGATCTGGCTGAGCCAGAAGACTTTTCGAAGCTCGTGAAAACTTTAGAACAATTTGCTG GTACGGCAGGAGACAACTTCTGGATTGGTGGCCTGAAAGAAGATTCAACTTGGAAATGGCTGAGCCAGTCAAAAATCCCCGTGACCTCTTGGCTCCGCGGGTACCCTAGGTCACGGGACCAGGTCGTTCTGATGAGGAAGAGGTCACCTTACCTCTCCAGTCGAACTGGTAGGCAGAGGAACCCCGCCATTTGTGAAATAACTCAGAGGAGACGAAcaccataa